DNA sequence from the Salvelinus alpinus chromosome 7, SLU_Salpinus.1, whole genome shotgun sequence genome:
atgatACAGTTCCAAAATGATTAGCATGTCAGCAaccaagttttcaagatattggactttcaggAAGCAGTGTTCACGTCATCACGATGATGTGTCCcagtgacactttgcttcttgaaaacttgactgctggccagtgacactttgcttcttgaaaacTTGACTACTGACAATGCAAAACATTTTGTGGGACTAATGGGAAAAAAGTTCCTAGAGTTCCCCTAGGTGTTTCTGACCTTGAGGTGTTTCTGTAGCCGTTTGTTCTTCTGAGCCTCCGTCATGCGTTGCTCCTCGCTGCGGTCTCTGACCATGCCTGGTGATGTCAGCTCGGCGCTGGCCTCGGCGCTGCTCTCGTCGGTCTCGTCGTGGTCCCCCTGCACACAGTCCTGGATGTCTTTAGTCTTCACAACTTCTTTGGCCCGCTCCAAATCAACCTCCACCATGACCGTCTgacgacaaacacacacacatgaccgcTCACAGTGGATTACCctatcgcacgcacgcacgcacgcacgcacgcacgcacacacacacacacacacacacacacacatgctcgctCAAATTGAAGGACTGTAGTTAGATAGAGGGTtgcgccaacacacacacacattaatttaTTCTCTCTCACCCTTTTCTGCCACCTCTTTGTGTCGTCGTCCTTCTCCGTCTTTACGTCCTCCAGAAGGGAGATGTTAGGGGTCAGCTCAGCCAGCTCAGTGGCCTGGAAAGAGAACCTTAGAATAATACAGGAGCCtcctaatgtgtctgtgtgtggtgtctgtctgtgtgtggctgtctgactgtctgtgtgtggtgtctgtctgtgtgtggctgtctgactgtctgtgcatgtgtctgtgtgtggtgtctgtctgtctgtgtggctgtctgactgtccgtgtgtgtgtgtgtgtgtgtgtgtgtgtgtgtgtgtgtgtgtgtgtgtgtgtaccaggttCTCCTGGTTCttcatctggctctctgactgctGTAGGAGGGATGCCTTGGCCTCTTCCGCTGCCTTGCGCTCCTTCTCCAGACGCTCTGCCTCCTCCTGAGCAAacgtcctctccttctccaggtcCAGGGCCCTGCGAGTCTGCTCCTccagctctacacacacacacacacacacacacacacacacacacacacacacacacacacacacacacacacacacacacacacacacacacacacacacacacacacacacacacacacacacacacacacacacacacacacacacacacacagaatatgaACGCACACCCATAcagcacacacactgtcagacgaCAGAAAGAGTCTGACCTTCCTGAGCTTTCTTGGTCTCTTCCTCAATCTGTTTCAGTCTGCCCATCAGCTCCATGGTTTCTCTGGCGatcttctctgtctccttctccgcgttctctctcttcttcttctcgcTCTCAAGCAGAGCTCTGGAACGAGGGATATGAGGGATGAGTAAACACCTGCTAACAAcattatcactctctctctttccccctctctctgtcctcacttCTCCATCTGTCTCTTAGTCTTCTCCTCGCGGGCCTGGGCCTTCATCTGCTGGACCTCGATGGAGTCTGGCTTCCTCCTCCTCATGTACAGGTCGTGGTTCCCCATGCACAGCACCAGGATACGCTTGTTGATCCGTAGACGAGGGGCGTAGAACACAACATCCTGGAACAGACCCAGTCACCACAAATGTACTTATCAGTGCCTCTTGTACTTATCAGTGCCTCTTGTACTTATCAGTGTCTCTTGTACTTATCAGTGCCTCTTGTACTTATCAGTGCCTCTTGTACTTATCAGTGCCTCTTGTACTTATCAGTGCCTCTTGTACTTATCAGTGCCTCTTGTACTTATCAGTGCCTCTTGTACTTATCAGTGCCTCTTGTACTTATCAGTGTCTCTTGTACTTATCAGTGTCTCTTGTACTTATCAGTGCCTCTTGTACTTATCAGTGCCTCTTGTACTTATCAGTGCCTCTTGTACTTATCAGTGTCTCTTGAAAAAATAAAGTGACCTTTATTCTGTACTTAACAAACAGGTTCTATCAGAGGTTTGAATTATAACCAAATATACAGCAGACAAAGAAACAGAGGTGATGTACCGGTGCTTTCTTGTCAATGGGCTTTATAACAAACTTCTTGTCGTTGAAGGAAATGTTTCTGATCTCACTCCATGGGAAGCCGATCTTAGGGGTCATCCTATAAAGAAAACACTGTAGGATAGTTCACTCCAAAATCAAAGTTCATCCAATGTTTTCAGACTTCAAAAGTAGTCTAATATCATGATGAACATACGGGGAATTCAGATGTAGTTAAAGGTTCCTACCTGTCAGTGTTCTGGTATATGTTGAGGCCCAGAGCGTCTACCCCCAGCCACAGCTCTGAACCCTTCCTGTTGTTGATGCTGAAGTAGTTGACTCCATACATCTCTAGATCCTGAGCTATCTTCAGATACTCCACCATGGCATCCTCCCTGGGGACAGACAGATACAAACACATGTACAGGaccagatacagacacacacagaaaatcAGTGGGAATGCAGCTAACGTAATACTTAGCACATTCTACATACAATCAGTGTAATATAAGTAAGCCAGTGTTAACTTGGATTGGACTGTGAGTAGAGAGGACATGTGATCTTACCTCAGCACCCCCTTGTGCTCCTCATGCCACACCTTTATCCTGTTCTCCCACTGCTCTTTGTTCAGCTTGTGCTGCTCCAGAACCCTGGGGGTAGAGGACACGAGAAGGGTTCAATTAGGGGGGTAGAGGACACGAGAAGGGTTCAATTAGGGGGGTAGAGGACACGAGAAGGGTTCAATTAGGGGGGTAGAGGACACGAGAAGGGTTCAATTAGGGGGGTAGAGGACACGAGAAGGGGTCAATTAGGGGGGTAGAGGACACGAGAAGGGTTCTATTAGGGGGGTAGAGGACACGAGAAGGGTTCAATTAGGGGGGTAGAGGACACGAGAAGGGTTCAATTAGGGGGGTAGAGGACACGAGAAGGGTTCAATTA
Encoded proteins:
- the LOC139581681 gene encoding moesin-like, encoding MSSINVRVTTMDAELEFAILHSTTGKQLFNQIVKTIGLRETWFFGLQYQDSKGFSTWLKLNKRVTAQDVRRENPLLIKFRAKFYPEDVAEELIQEATQRLFFLQVKEGILNDDIYCPPETAVLLASYSVQTKHGDYKKDYHFPGYLSRDKLLPQRVLEQHKLNKEQWENRIKVWHEEHKGVLREDAMVEYLKIAQDLEMYGVNYFSINNRKGSELWLGVDALGLNIYQNTDRMTPKIGFPWSEIRNISFNDKKFVIKPIDKKAPDVVFYAPRLRINKRILVLCMGNHDLYMRRRKPDSIEVQQMKAQAREEKTKRQMEKALLESEKKKRENAEKETEKIARETMELMGRLKQIEEETKKAQEELEEQTRRALDLEKERTFAQEEAERLEKERKAAEEAKASLLQQSESQMKNQENLATELAELTPNISLLEDVKTEKDDDTKRWQKRTVMVEVDLERAKEVVKTKDIQDCVQGDHDETDESSAEASAELTSPGMVRDRSEEQRMTEAQKNKRLQKHLKALSSELASARDDSKNTPNDLIHAENVKAGRDKYRTIRQIRQGNTKQRIDEFESM